Proteins found in one Populus alba chromosome 14, ASM523922v2, whole genome shotgun sequence genomic segment:
- the LOC118041811 gene encoding LOW QUALITY PROTEIN: uncharacterized protein (The sequence of the model RefSeq protein was modified relative to this genomic sequence to represent the inferred CDS: inserted 2 bases in 1 codon; substituted 1 base at 1 genomic stop codon) — translation MTIIKLLVYEFMPNGGLQEHLHRITSTCILFGTSMFLIAHVQLGQWRSSTSMGWSREDFRYMKDAPPSISITPVSYAPRVAPLPEDRVQGRDAHNVDMERERMRIEARRNLGRRAFKVXVEEEGKVVLPFPRLIKPVKKEKKPLFDLNEAIKQVKANARNTFDETVEAHVKLSIDKSRSDLIVRGTLALPHGGKKALRVAVFAEGADADEARAAGADIVGGVELIDQIAKAGKIDFDHCFTTPQFFPRIAKLGKILNRQGLMLILKXQGTVVSDVSKAVKNAKKNQIKFKMEKTAIVHVGLGKVSFTEESLRENVGAFMNALLQAKPAGLKKTSKYAGYVNSFHISSTMGQGFPVSIQSLSKAVDYYSKVHLK, via the exons ATGACAATCATAAAGTTGCTGGTGTATGAGTTCATGCCAAATGGTGGTCTGCAAGAACATTTGCATCGAATCACTA GTACATGCATATTGTTTGGGACAAGTATGTTTCTGATTGCTCATGTTCAACTCGGTCAATGGAGATCATCTACGAGCATGGGTTGGAGTCGGGAGGACTTCCGTTACATGAAGGACGCTCCTCCATCCATTTCAATAACTCCAGTGTCATACGCACCACGGGTTGCGCCGCTGCCGGAGGACAGGGTTCAAGGACGGGACGCACATAATGTTGacatggagagagagaggatgagGATTGAGGCGCGGAGGAATCTGGGGAGAAGAGCTTTTAAGGT TGTGGAAGAGGAGGGAAAAGTGGTGCTGCCTTTTCCTAGATTAATCAAGCCTGTTAAGAAGGAAAAGAAGCCTCTTTTTGACTTGAATGAGGCTATTAAGCAAGTCAAG GCTAATGCCAGGAATACTTTTGACGAGACTGTTGAAGCACATGTAAAATTGAGTATAGATAAATCTCGATCTGACCTG ATAGTTCGCGGCACCTTGGCTTTGCCTCACGGTGGTAAGAAG GCTCTCAGGGTGGCTGTCTTTGCTGAAGGTGCAGATGCAGATGAAGCAAGAGCCGCGGGGGCTGATATTGTTGGAGGTGTTGAACTTATTGATCAAATTGCAA AAGCTGGCAAGATTGACTTTGATCATTGTTTCACGACTCCACAATTTTTCCCTCGCATTGCTAAG CTGGGGAAGATTCTTAATCGTCAAGGTTTGATGCTGATCTTAAAGTGA CAAGGTACTGTTGTCAGTGATGTTTCTAAAGCAGTAAAGAATgcaaaaaagaatcaaattaagtttaaaatggaaaaaacagCAATTGTGCATGTGGGACTTGGAAAG GTAAGTTTTACAGAAGAGTCTTTGCGCGAGAATGTAGGTGCATTTATGAATGCTCTTCTGCAAGCAAAGCCTGCAGGCTTAAAGAAGA CTTCCAAATATGCTGGATACGTCAACTCCTTCCATATTTCCAGCACT ATGGGGCAGGGATTCCCTGTTTCAATACAGTCATTATCCAAAGCTGTAGATTACTACAGCAAAGTGCACTTGAAGTGA